A genome region from Gadus chalcogrammus isolate NIFS_2021 chromosome 7, NIFS_Gcha_1.0, whole genome shotgun sequence includes the following:
- the ammecr1 gene encoding AMME syndrome candidate gene 1 protein — protein sequence MGRKRCVGADCSKMAAGCCGVKKQKLSGSPGSGGPGGVGAGSGVTGTGHCGTDLGIGSSTAATTTVAAGTVGRVNGLGGPGGNVNNCSSGSGGGGGGSSSSSTAVLSPTPAGYNSSGLSPNLSPGSGSGSGVRKMVVSAEMCCFCFDVLYCHLYGYQPPRTPRFTNEPYPLFVTWKIGRDKRLRGCIGTFSAMNLHSGLREYTLTSALKDSRFPPMTRDELARLFCSVSLLTNFEDVGDYLDWEVGVHGIRIEFFNEKGSKRTATYLPEVAKEQGWDHIQTIDSLLRKGGYKAPITNDFRKTIKLTRYRSEKMTMAYAEYIAHRQHHHYQNGVGHPLPPYNHYS from the exons ATGGGTCGGAAGCGGTGTGTCGGTGCAGATTgttccaagatggcggccgggTGCTGCGGGGTGAAGAAGCAGAAGCTGTCGGGATCCCCCGGGTCGGGGGGTCCTggcggggtgggggcggggagtGGGGTGACGGGAACCGGACACTGTGGGACAGACCTGGGGATCGGTtcctccaccgccgccaccaccactgtTGCAGCGGGGACCGTGGGCAGAGTCAACGGCCTGGGGGGACCGGGGGGAAACGTGAACAActgtagtagtggtagtggtggcggcggtggcggtagtagtagtagcagtacaGCCGTGCTGTCCCCAACCCCGGCCGGCTACAATTCGTCCGGCCTCTCCCCTAATCTGAGCCCGGGATCCGGCTCGGGAAGCGGCGTGAGGAAGATGGTGGTGTCGGCGGAGATGTGCTGTTTCTGTTTCGACGTGCTTTACTGTCATCTGTACGGATACCAGCCGCCAAGGACCCCCCGCTTCACCAACGAGCCCTA CCCGCTGTTCGTCACGTGGAAAATAGGGCGAGACAAGCGGCTGAGGGGTTGTATCGGTACGTTCTCGGCCATGAACCTGCACTCAGGACTCAGGGAATACACCCTTACTAG TGCCCTTAAGGACAGCCGCTTCCCGCCCATGACGAGGGACGAGCTGGCCCGCCTCTTCTGCTCCGTGTCCCTGCTGACCAACTTCGAGGACGTCGGGGACTACCTCGactgggag GTGGGCGTTCATGGCATTAGGATAGAatttttcaatgaaaaaggaTCAAAACGAACTGCCACCTATTTACCAGAGGTTGCAAAGGAACAAG GTTGGGACCACATTCAGACCATCGATTCCTTACTTAGGAAGGGAGGTTATAAAGCTCCCATTACCAATGACTTCAGGAAGACCATTAAGTTAACCAG GTACCGTAGCGAGAAGATGACCATGGCCTACGCAGAGTACATCGCTCaccgccagcaccaccactaccagAACGGCGTgggccaccccctccccccctacaaCCATTATTCCTGA